One Vibrio sp. CDRSL-10 TSBA genomic region harbors:
- the cpaB gene encoding Flp pilus assembly protein CpaB, with translation MNITHNKVKALKLASVVLFAIAIIIVLIGLLSAPKAKPQPSQSPPPLYSAWVFDQSLEQGMMIAPEMIKQVNTPQHSQRYIQNKQFAVGRRLNQSVDVGDYVTDDLLAANRPVIDGLPPHHRAIAIKAGEVLTVGGYIQPGDYVDVMLLLKPNRESGTSTTSRKIASSLKVLAVGDLQLGTDSDNRENHAKSVVLSVREDLAPTILLADSSGELRLAAVGSQELAFEEPSNDLDPALLLQTVSLTRQPSVTTTNTPVAELKQFEPPKKETKKTSKPEPTRQRVTTRTRYVEVIQGNERSVVKVPQQ, from the coding sequence ATGAATATAACCCACAACAAAGTCAAAGCACTAAAGTTGGCGTCTGTCGTTCTTTTCGCCATCGCGATTATCATAGTGCTTATTGGTCTGCTGTCAGCCCCCAAGGCTAAGCCGCAGCCATCGCAGTCTCCTCCCCCTTTATACAGTGCCTGGGTATTTGACCAATCTCTTGAGCAAGGCATGATGATCGCGCCCGAGATGATCAAACAGGTGAATACTCCACAACATAGCCAACGATATATACAAAACAAACAATTCGCTGTTGGTCGACGCCTCAACCAGTCCGTAGACGTTGGCGACTACGTAACCGATGATCTACTTGCCGCTAACCGACCAGTCATCGACGGCCTCCCGCCTCATCATAGAGCGATTGCGATTAAAGCGGGTGAAGTCTTAACCGTCGGTGGCTACATTCAGCCGGGCGATTATGTAGATGTCATGCTGTTGCTCAAACCAAATCGAGAATCTGGTACGAGTACAACATCGAGAAAAATCGCCTCCAGTCTTAAAGTGCTGGCAGTGGGAGATCTTCAATTAGGCACAGACAGTGATAACCGCGAAAATCACGCCAAATCTGTGGTTCTCTCCGTCCGGGAAGATCTGGCTCCAACTATTTTGCTAGCAGACAGTAGCGGTGAACTCAGACTCGCGGCAGTAGGCAGCCAAGAACTGGCCTTTGAGGAACCATCTAACGATTTGGATCCAGCGTTACTGTTGCAAACCGTTTCATTAACGCGCCAACCCAGTGTAACGACAACAAACACGCCTGTGGCAGAACTTAAACAGTTTGAGCCCCCGAAAAAAGAGACTAAAAAAACGTCTAAGCCCGAACCCACTCGTCAACGTGTCACTACGCGCACCCGATATGTCGAAGTCATTCAGGGTAATGAGCGCTCTGTCGTGAAAGTACCTCAACAATAA
- a CDS encoding pilus assembly protein N-terminal domain-containing protein, with amino-acid sequence MRLHRLVLLFLLTLPFISQAAETIILKEHAQQSIHIPRGDLKRAAIATPDIVSLTVLNDKTLLLTGQQIGSTTLNVWTTAQDTPLEYMLKVQPTAVSYNNVQVQTDIKVVEISKSALKQAGFFLGRQTGNTTFGIGSSSALNGASFGGELSSSSNFLSLSDAFNVVIGDVSKGILGTISALNANGFAYTLAET; translated from the coding sequence ATGAGACTACACAGACTGGTTTTATTATTTTTGCTCACGTTACCGTTTATCTCCCAAGCGGCAGAGACCATTATTCTCAAAGAGCATGCTCAGCAAAGTATTCACATCCCACGAGGCGATCTGAAACGAGCCGCTATCGCCACACCGGATATTGTCTCACTCACGGTACTCAACGACAAAACGCTATTACTCACCGGTCAACAAATTGGCTCAACGACCCTGAACGTCTGGACCACAGCTCAGGACACGCCGTTAGAATACATGCTAAAGGTTCAGCCAACGGCCGTTAGTTATAATAATGTTCAGGTTCAAACAGACATTAAAGTGGTAGAAATCAGTAAAAGCGCACTGAAGCAGGCAGGCTTTTTCCTTGGGCGGCAAACTGGCAATACAACATTTGGTATTGGCAGCAGCTCGGCTTTAAATGGCGCTTCATTTGGTGGGGAGCTGTCCTCAAGCAGTAATTTTTTATCGCTGAGTGATGCGTTTAACGTGGTCATTGGCGATGTATCAAAAGGGATTTTAGGGACCATCAGCGCACTCAATGCTAATGGCTTCGCCTACACCTTGGCCGAAACCTAG
- a CDS encoding CpaF family protein, whose amino-acid sequence MTTINWLNAFKNSVCQPLDLELKADLHRYVLEQMEDDGVLFGLASDSRENLMLPVITYIQQYLMKEHINQSTPLDTLAAELVDEMLGYGPIENLLKDPSINDILINGPKLVFVERDGLLEQVDHHFLNDEHVIRVIRKMLSPLGRRIDESNPMVDARLPDGSRINAIIPPLALDGPCLSVRKFKQDSLTEQYLLANDTLSPDMMAFLKRCVASRLNILISGATGSGKTTLLNILSQYISPHERVVTIEDAAELQLRNTHVVRLETRPPNSEGSGEVTARELVKNALRMRPDRIILGESRGGEVLDMLQAMNTGHLGSMSTLHANSPRDALLRLEMMVTLTGFNSSENFIRKVVSSAVDMVIQISRLPNGKRIVSEVVEVGAVEDGHIKTHKLYEYTQRTFKTSGIPTNELQMKLEEQLW is encoded by the coding sequence ATGACAACAATCAACTGGTTGAATGCCTTTAAAAATTCTGTCTGTCAGCCTTTAGATTTGGAGTTAAAGGCTGACTTACATAGATACGTACTCGAACAAATGGAAGATGATGGTGTTCTGTTTGGTCTCGCCTCTGATAGTCGTGAGAATCTGATGCTGCCGGTCATCACTTATATCCAGCAATATTTGATGAAAGAACATATTAACCAATCAACGCCGCTCGACACACTCGCCGCAGAGTTAGTCGATGAGATGCTGGGTTATGGCCCTATAGAGAACTTACTCAAAGATCCATCGATCAACGATATTCTGATTAATGGCCCGAAACTGGTTTTCGTCGAGCGCGATGGTTTATTGGAACAAGTTGACCATCATTTCCTCAACGACGAACACGTTATCAGAGTCATTAGAAAAATGCTTTCCCCGCTCGGCCGGAGAATTGATGAATCCAATCCGATGGTTGATGCTCGTCTTCCTGACGGCAGCCGTATCAACGCCATCATTCCACCTCTGGCCTTGGATGGCCCTTGTCTCTCGGTCCGCAAGTTCAAGCAGGACAGCTTAACGGAACAATACCTTCTGGCTAATGACACTCTGTCCCCTGACATGATGGCATTTTTGAAACGCTGCGTCGCATCACGCCTTAATATTTTAATCAGCGGGGCAACCGGTTCAGGAAAAACCACATTGCTGAATATTCTCAGCCAGTATATCTCACCACATGAAAGGGTTGTCACCATTGAAGATGCCGCCGAACTGCAGTTGCGGAATACCCATGTCGTGCGTCTTGAGACAAGACCGCCAAACTCGGAAGGAAGCGGCGAAGTGACCGCGCGAGAGCTGGTAAAAAATGCTCTGCGCATGCGCCCCGACCGTATCATTTTAGGGGAAAGTCGTGGCGGTGAAGTGCTGGACATGTTGCAAGCCATGAACACAGGACACCTGGGGTCCATGAGCACCTTACATGCCAACTCACCACGAGATGCCCTGCTCCGACTGGAAATGATGGTGACATTGACCGGCTTTAATTCCAGTGAAAATTTCATCCGAAAAGTGGTTTCATCCGCTGTCGACATGGTCATACAGATAAGTCGCCTGCCGAATGGCAAAAGAATTGTTTCAGAAGTGGTGGAAGTGGGCGCGGTTGAAGATGGGCACATCAAAACTCATAAGCTTTACGAATATACCCAAAGGACGTTTAAGACAAGTGGTATCCCGACCAATGAGCTGCAAATGAAGCTTGAGGAGCAACTATGGTAA
- a CDS encoding type II secretion system F family protein translates to MVNLYLLLSLGIMAVAGVCYALAAHVQKKQSTQVSNKTELETRIRRESPQAYVIEKAQQMGFSQSWFKNGLLLLLIIGVSFIVGRILGSLAFVISFVTCLLLVTFVARLRKAKMRLRLTQQLPSFIDQVHRRIKVGLTVPQAVDQSAQVTTSPLKDVLQRVNNRRAIGIELQHAFIKESQITGVPALRLLGSIFSINTRYGGSITDSLDSLVKLLRQQDLSRRELKSITGETRITAWVIGSAPVLVSAYMLTQNPELLINMWYSETGRQALLFGIVLQLSGIVVIWRMFRSL, encoded by the coding sequence ATGGTAAACCTCTACCTGCTGCTGAGTCTGGGAATCATGGCTGTCGCCGGTGTCTGCTATGCCTTAGCCGCCCACGTCCAGAAGAAACAATCCACTCAAGTAAGTAACAAAACGGAGCTTGAAACCCGAATACGTCGCGAAAGCCCGCAAGCTTACGTCATAGAGAAGGCCCAGCAGATGGGATTTAGCCAGTCATGGTTCAAAAATGGCTTGTTGTTATTACTCATCATTGGCGTCAGTTTCATCGTGGGACGAATATTGGGTAGCCTGGCTTTTGTGATCAGTTTCGTCACCTGTCTTTTGCTCGTTACATTCGTGGCACGCCTTCGTAAAGCCAAAATGAGATTACGCCTGACTCAACAACTTCCCTCTTTTATCGATCAGGTTCATCGCCGTATCAAAGTCGGACTAACCGTACCACAAGCGGTGGATCAATCAGCACAAGTCACAACCAGTCCACTCAAAGACGTACTGCAACGAGTCAATAATCGCAGAGCGATAGGAATTGAACTACAACATGCATTTATTAAAGAGAGCCAGATTACCGGCGTTCCGGCACTCCGGTTATTGGGCTCTATATTCAGCATCAATACACGTTACGGTGGCAGTATTACGGATTCCCTCGACAGCCTGGTTAAACTGCTCAGGCAACAAGACCTGAGCCGACGTGAGCTTAAATCGATCACCGGAGAAACCCGAATCACAGCCTGGGTCATCGGCTCCGCGCCAGTCTTGGTCAGTGCCTACATGCTGACGCAGAATCCAGAGCTGTTGATCAACATGTGGTACTCCGAGACAGGTCGTCAGGCGCTACTGTTTGGTATCGTCCTGCAGTTATCGGGCATCGTCGTGATCTGGCGAATGTTTCGTAGTTTATAA
- a CDS encoding type II secretion system F family protein codes for MTQTYFVLSVVLTLCAGICHLIAIRQEKLLLDSNESMTVTPKTKPMREPLMQYSMQWWRKSKQDHQKSLSDIVLAMRQAGYISGRQQVLCLFKMFVIWSGLFLIFTGQQYLFSSTMQRTFLFYALFMALGALLSLYWFKIQARRRARRIDEEMLTTVHMMAILWQVGLSLEGLLKAYLQEAKELTPEVNKDLELIVARIDAGQNRESVFNDMAQITLSSGFQDFLTMLSQAAATGGGLKESFQSLAELIYQHKRVELQEKVTKLSGKISIAMMALMFPALFIVLGGPAALALMAAFGG; via the coding sequence ATGACTCAGACCTATTTTGTACTGTCAGTGGTGTTAACGCTTTGCGCAGGGATTTGCCACTTAATCGCCATCCGCCAAGAAAAGTTACTGCTTGATTCTAACGAATCGATGACAGTGACACCAAAGACAAAACCTATGCGCGAGCCATTGATGCAATATTCGATGCAATGGTGGCGAAAATCAAAACAAGATCATCAAAAATCTCTGTCCGACATTGTACTTGCTATGCGTCAGGCCGGGTATATCAGTGGGCGTCAGCAAGTGTTGTGCCTGTTCAAGATGTTCGTCATCTGGTCCGGACTGTTTTTAATTTTTACCGGCCAACAGTACCTCTTTTCCTCAACCATGCAGCGCACCTTCCTTTTTTATGCCTTATTCATGGCGCTAGGCGCGTTACTGTCGCTCTACTGGTTCAAAATTCAAGCACGAAGACGAGCGCGCCGAATTGATGAAGAAATGCTCACCACCGTGCATATGATGGCCATTCTCTGGCAGGTTGGCCTTTCGTTGGAAGGCTTGCTCAAAGCTTACCTCCAAGAAGCGAAGGAACTGACCCCTGAGGTCAATAAGGATTTAGAGCTTATCGTGGCTCGTATCGACGCGGGTCAAAACCGTGAGAGCGTGTTTAATGATATGGCGCAAATAACCTTATCCAGTGGATTCCAGGATTTTCTGACCATGTTATCGCAAGCGGCAGCAACCGGTGGTGGCTTAAAGGAATCGTTCCAGTCTCTGGCGGAGTTGATATATCAGCACAAACGGGTCGAATTGCAGGAAAAAGTGACAAAATTATCGGGGAAAATATCCATTGCCATGATGGCGCTGATGTTTCCCGCTCTGTTTATTGTTCTCGGTGGTCCGGCAGCCCTGGCGCTGATGGCAGCCTTTGGAGGTTAA
- a CDS encoding DUF3613 domain-containing protein: MRALFVLVSVITYASATVAQTLPAKPQKGEEVTGQQTRIWLQIQRQNMLATSHKDTLTPEAAKAAQQRVEKSFSHAIPEKFIKNDFGE, encoded by the coding sequence ATGAGAGCACTTTTTGTTTTAGTTAGCGTTATCACGTACGCATCCGCAACGGTTGCGCAGACATTACCGGCCAAACCACAGAAAGGTGAAGAAGTGACAGGTCAGCAGACGCGTATCTGGCTGCAAATCCAACGGCAGAATATGCTTGCAACCAGCCATAAAGATACACTCACCCCGGAAGCGGCAAAAGCGGCCCAGCAACGTGTTGAAAAATCATTTTCTCACGCGATTCCGGAAAAATTCATTAAGAACGATTTCGGAGAATAA